The Streptomyces avermitilis MA-4680 = NBRC 14893 genome contains a region encoding:
- a CDS encoding IS701-like element ISSav4 family transposase — translation MDAHEVNRARATLALFVADVFASVPRKDQRAKGDCYLRGLMLDGRRKSIQPMAERLPDGNEQNLQQFVNQSTWDPVPVRRRIAERMVAQIGPDAWAVDDVSFPKDGKMSVAVAHQYCGALGKQANCQVAVSVHAVSDTASCPLQWRLFVPQEWAHDAPRRQKTGIPPEVGHREKWRLALDIFDELAGWGLVPPVVVADAGYGQNADFRDGLDGRGIGYVAAIRSDVTVHPHDAEPFAPPWSGNGRKPQPRYRDKPSSVAALATGHGRQAFTEVTWREGSRGPMRSHFLSLRVRPAGVKSRRLAQAAATDENCWDGVLPEVTLLVEWPEGAEAPTDYWLSNLPDTLSLAELVRLAKIRWRIEHDYRELKHGLGLDHFEGRSWTGWHHHVSLVTAAHAFLTEQRLAPKAGTADSPSTRPSTPSRTC, via the coding sequence GTGGATGCACATGAAGTGAACCGTGCTCGGGCGACGTTGGCATTATTCGTGGCTGACGTGTTCGCGTCGGTGCCGCGTAAGGACCAGCGGGCGAAGGGCGACTGCTATCTGCGGGGGCTGATGCTGGACGGACGGCGTAAGTCGATCCAGCCGATGGCAGAGCGGCTGCCGGATGGCAACGAGCAGAACCTGCAGCAGTTCGTGAACCAGTCGACCTGGGATCCGGTGCCGGTGCGGCGGCGGATCGCGGAGCGGATGGTGGCGCAGATCGGCCCGGATGCCTGGGCGGTCGATGACGTGTCGTTCCCCAAGGACGGCAAGATGTCGGTCGCGGTCGCGCACCAGTACTGCGGGGCGCTGGGCAAGCAGGCCAACTGCCAGGTCGCGGTGAGCGTGCACGCGGTCTCCGACACTGCCTCCTGCCCGCTGCAGTGGCGGTTGTTCGTGCCCCAGGAGTGGGCGCACGACGCGCCACGGCGGCAGAAGACCGGGATACCGCCAGAGGTCGGGCACCGGGAGAAGTGGCGCCTGGCTCTGGACATCTTCGACGAGCTGGCCGGGTGGGGGCTGGTGCCGCCGGTGGTGGTGGCCGACGCCGGCTACGGGCAGAACGCCGACTTCCGCGACGGCCTGGACGGCCGGGGCATCGGCTATGTCGCGGCCATCCGCTCGGATGTGACCGTCCATCCGCACGATGCCGAGCCTTTCGCGCCGCCCTGGTCGGGCAACGGCCGCAAGCCCCAGCCCCGCTACCGCGACAAGCCGTCCTCGGTGGCGGCGCTGGCGACCGGCCACGGGCGGCAGGCCTTCACCGAGGTGACCTGGCGGGAAGGCTCCCGCGGACCGATGCGCTCGCATTTCCTGTCCCTGCGGGTGCGGCCGGCCGGGGTCAAATCCCGACGCCTCGCCCAGGCCGCCGCCACAGACGAAAACTGCTGGGACGGTGTCCTGCCCGAGGTCACACTGCTGGTCGAATGGCCCGAAGGCGCCGAGGCGCCCACCGACTACTGGCTGTCCAACCTGCCCGACACGCTCTCCCTCGCCGAACTGGTCCGCCTGGCGAAGATCCGCTGGCGCATCGAGCACGACTACCGCGAACTCAAGCACGGCCTCGGCCTGGACCACTTCGAGGGCCGCTCCTGGACCGGCTGGCACCACCACGTCTCCCTGGTCACCGCCGCCCACGCGTTCCTCACCGAACAGCGTCTGGCCCCAAAAGCCGGTACAGCGGACTCACCCTCTACCAGACCCTCGACGCCATCCAGGACCTGCTGA
- a CDS encoding transposase family protein: MSPHLDAVRVERVWAAGGVVRIAACTRELTVACPDCGRGSARVHSRYSRTLADVAVGGRPVVIGLSVRRLFCDGPGCGRRTFTEQVEGLTVRYQRRSPLLQHLVQMAGVLLAGRGGARLLQILKVPLSRTSVLFHLMRLPLPAAATPRVLVGLR, from the coding sequence GTGTCTCCGCATCTCGATGCGGTGCGGGTGGAACGGGTGTGGGCGGCGGGCGGCGTGGTCCGTATCGCAGCCTGCACCCGGGAGTTGACGGTGGCGTGTCCGGACTGCGGCCGCGGTTCCGCGCGGGTGCACAGTCGCTATAGCCGCACGCTGGCCGATGTTGCTGTCGGCGGCCGTCCGGTCGTTATCGGGCTGTCGGTACGGCGACTGTTCTGCGACGGCCCGGGCTGTGGTCGGCGGACGTTCACCGAGCAGGTGGAGGGGCTGACGGTGCGCTATCAGCGCCGCAGCCCGCTGCTGCAGCACCTGGTGCAGATGGCCGGGGTGCTGCTCGCCGGCCGCGGCGGCGCCCGGCTTCTGCAGATCCTGAAGGTGCCGCTGTCGCGGACGAGCGTGCTGTTCCACTTGATGCGCTTGCCACTTCCGGCGGCAGCGACTCCGCGGGTACTAGTAGGGCTCCGTTAG
- a CDS encoding helix-turn-helix domain-containing protein, whose product MLGGGCWTMVLRARPGRDEDERAVVRRLSRARKAPRDAVMRARMIELSWSGLRVPAIAGELDCSQKTVRCWLHRFNRSGLQGLDDLGGQGRKRRITEEERSRIISLVKTVPPGRLRWEPVGELWAFDESGPPEWTLDSLAAAARAEGVEVGRSQVRRILLAEGVRWRRTRSWTRSKDPDFVPKGQGSSASTPTRPTTRR is encoded by the coding sequence ATGCTCGGGGGCGGGTGCTGGACGATGGTTTTACGGGCACGACCGGGGCGGGACGAGGACGAACGGGCCGTCGTTCGCCGATTGTCGCGGGCACGGAAGGCTCCCCGCGATGCAGTGATGCGGGCCCGGATGATCGAGCTGAGCTGGTCGGGACTACGGGTGCCGGCGATCGCTGGAGAACTGGACTGCAGCCAGAAAACGGTCCGGTGCTGGCTGCACCGCTTCAACCGCTCAGGCCTGCAAGGGCTGGATGATCTGGGCGGGCAGGGCCGCAAGCGACGGATCACCGAGGAGGAACGATCGCGGATCATCTCCCTGGTCAAGACCGTGCCGCCGGGGCGGCTGCGGTGGGAGCCCGTCGGGGAGCTATGGGCCTTCGACGAGTCCGGGCCACCTGAGTGGACCCTGGATTCTCTGGCCGCGGCAGCGCGGGCCGAGGGGGTCGAGGTGGGCCGCTCACAGGTCCGCCGTATCCTGCTCGCCGAGGGCGTGCGCTGGCGCCGCACCCGGTCCTGGACAAGGTCGAAGGACCCGGACTTCGTCCCAAAAGGACAAGGATCATCGGCCTCTACACCCACCCGCCCGACGACGCGACGGTGA